In Setaria italica strain Yugu1 chromosome IX, Setaria_italica_v2.0, whole genome shotgun sequence, the genomic stretch ATTTCAGGCTCCGGAgatacggcggcggcggcgtacctTGAAGGCGTCCTCGTCGGTGCGGTCGTCGCCGACGTAGACGGGGAACACGTCGCTGCGCTCCGCGTAGCCGAGCGCGTCGAGGAGGAACTCGagggccttgcccttgtcccaCTTGATCATGGGCCGGACCTCGAGCACCTTGCGGCCCTGGGTGAGGCGGAGGCCCGGGTAGTCCCGGAGCACGGCCCGGACCCGCTCGAAGAGCGCGCCCCAGGCAGCCTCCTCCACGCAGCGGAAGTGCACCGACAGGCAGAACTTGTTGTTCTCCACCTTGGCGCCCGGGATCGACGCCTCCACGCTCCCCACCAGCGCGGCGTACGCCTCCTCGATCACCGGCAGGAACTCGGCCGCCGGCTGGCAGAGCACCGAGGAGAGGAGAGGCTCCATCAGTGAAACAgctcgaggaggaagaagcttaAGCGTGTCGTTTTCACCGTAGTAAAACCTTGTTGCTTGCAAGGATGGATGAGGAGATGATGTAAATTTACCTTGCCGTGGTTGTTGGGGTCGGCGGTGGGCCCTCGGATGTCCATCCCGTGGCTCCCGGCGTAGTAGAGCTCCTCCAGCCCCACGAAGCCGAACACCTGCACGAACCAGCACGTCAGCGTCGTCCTCAcgcacgtcgccgtcgccaccgaGTATGGCAGCAGGGTCCGGCAGGCTACCGAACACTAATGGCCGGCCGCCGCAAGGGGGGTGGTAAAAGGGGGAAGAAAAGGGAGAGCTCGCGCCAAGTGGAGGAGCTTCTAGCTAGCTCGCGCCTCTCCTCTGGCCCCGTGAGCAGCTACCGGTGGCTGCTGGattgtgcgtgtgtgtgtggcgGTGAGAGGCCGAGGAAAGGGACGGACTTTTCAGCGAGGAAGAGAAATGTGTGTGTACCTTGTCACGGCAACGCCCGCTGACGATCGCCGTCGGGAagcgcgccgccacgccgcgaACGGCCTCCCTCATCTGCGTCCAGAGTTTGACAGGGTCGGCGTCAGAGGATGGATGCCAAAATGCTTTGGGCAGCAGAGCATGCTCTGCTTTCCTATGCATGCTAGTCAGatgcgaggaggaggaagatgaacagaGGATAACGCACCTCGTCGGTCATGACGGCGCGGTCGGGGTCCTCGACGATCGGGGACAGCGTGCCGTCGTAGTCCAGGAACACCGCGACCTGCTTccccttggccgccgccgccagcgcctcgaACCGCTCCAATGCCGACGGGTGCCGCTCCTGTACAGGACGGTtgcatttaattttttttccccagcGCCAAGGATTTGGCTGCCAATCGGAACCAAGAACATGTTTTGGTTCCGCGTTTGACTAAGCGGCGGGCGTGTATTTTTACTCACCATCCAGTCGTCGTGctccgcgtcggcggcgccggccaggGGCGCCATGAGCCTGTGCCTGGGTGAGGAGGCCTTCATGGAGTCGAGCCAGGACCCCATCACAGCGGCGCCGAGGTCGACCTGCGCCGCCAGCTTCCGGCACGAGTCGCCCCCCGTCCTCGGCGGCGGGAACGAGAaatgccgcgccgccgccgcgacgacggCGTCCTCGGGGCCGAGCACCACGCCGTGCTTCGTCATGGTCACTGATGGCTACTCGGCAACCGACCACCACCGATGGATCAAGAACAGTGGCGGTGGCTGGAGGGAGAGGTGTGGGATtggaagagcaagagagaggcgCTGGATTTGCCGATTCAAGCTGTTGAAGGATGCTTCTAGCAAGGGCTGTGTGGGGGAGTTTGGGGGAGATGGGGAGGGCTATTTATAGGTAGGGGAAGGGGGGCGGCAGGCCTGCCCAACCCTTTTCGGTGCCTGTTTTTTCctccctatttttttttttgcccaaaCACACGAGAGTTTTCTTGCCCCCTGGGTTGTTGAGAGACACGCACCTCAGGAAATCACAAGGGGTATTTGTGTGGGACCCTTCTTCCTCATCTTTTTTTTGTTCATCAGACCTTCATTTTTCTATTGCTGAATTTTGGTAGCTCAGAAGTATGAAAATGCATTCCAAAAAAATATGGGCAGTGTGAATTAGTACTCTTTTTTTGAACTAACAATAATCTAGGACTTTTGTTTTCTGATGCACTTACTTTCTGATGAAgcatttcttaaaaaaaaaggaaaaaaaagaagacaaaACACCCAGCAAAAGTCAGCTGTTGATCTGGTCAAGGTTTGCAGCCAAGGAAGGAGGCCGAAGGATCCAAAGTCTCAGGCAGCTATACACTAAAAAACCTTCGCGTTAACCAACACACCAACCGCTTTAACTAACGGGGCGTCGCAATTTCGCAACAGGAAGGGGGGGAGGTGGCGGGCCCCACGGCCGGGGAGGGACCGGACACGTCGGATCCGGTCACCGGTTGCGCTGTCTCCCTCCACGCGTCCTCGCAGCGGCGCCAGCCCGGACGCGCCGCCCTGGGCCCCGCGTGGCGCCGGCGTGTGTCCACGTGTTCCCCCCGGGAGCTAGTGGGTGGCGGGGCCGCGTCGACATGGATGTGGGGCCCGCAACGGTCGCACGCGCCGAGCAATTGCGCTCCTGTTCCTGTCTTGGCTCCTCCTACCCGAACCTCTCCTCTCGCTGTCGTGGGAGTGTATTCTTTCTCCGTGACTCCACTgagatgtttttaatttttattcatACTTACTTCAAGAAAATGTGATCCACtctggtaaaaagaaaaaaaggcgTGATGGCCTGGAAATTTTGATAATGACCCATTTAGTCACATGAACATAGTAAGTAGGTATTGTCTTTCTTTGGAAAAATAAAGGACCCAACACTAGAGAAATTTAGAAAAACACAAGTTTTCTCAAATGCTGCTATCTCCAgttattctctctctctctctctctacaaaTGTAAGTATTTTCGACTATGCACCTGGACAAGCATTTGTCCAAGTACATGCCTGTATTCATGGACGAAGGGGTAGAACATTAACATAGTCTACAAAGCTAAGACTTTAGTTAGTAATAATTGTTGTGCAAAAACTGacatttgaaataaattatagaTATTATCAATAAATACTTTTGATTGGTGATTTTAGTAACATCTATATTGTCCACATGGTCGAAATTAGAAACGTTTGATCAgcaaataataataaatgaggCATCTTTAAATTGGAAGAGTACGGCAACATATTTACGAGCCAAATGTAGCATGTTACCAACTTTGGAAAGGATAAACAATGCTGCTTAAATTGACATAAATCTCTCTCCCTTTCTTACTTTTTGAATAAGTTCGGCACCTTTAGCTCGCTAACTTTTGAACAAGATTTGATTATAAGCAAAAAAAGCAACTCAGTTTTTTGTTTCCCAAGGCATGAACTAACCTAACCTTTTGAGGGGGAAGCCGTGAGTGACCTTTCCGGGAGGCTCCCCTCAAGACAACAGACAGCCCTACCCTAACTAACGCCCATAGGAAAACCCCCTTGTGCATCTGTGGGCTGTTTCACCTGTCGTGGACACCATCACACCACACCAActgttcctttcttcaaaaaagaaatcaaggaAGCACACCCTTCTAGAATTGGATGTCCACATTACTTTATAtatcaaaaaaaatttacaaaatACGGCTATATAAGCAGAATGGTAAATTCATCAAATGGCACGCATTCCCTTCCTGACATGTGGACCCTGGACCCACGTGTCATAGGCACAACGAGTGCATGGCATCTCATCCATTCCCTCGCAAGGAAAACCAGAGCCTGCCTGGTGTGCCATGACATCATGGTTGTTGCTCCTTAGCCCTACCTTGGTCCATAAGATGGATCTGTTTTGATTCTTGCTCGTCGAGAGAGGGAAGATCTTGAACACTGTAAACGTCACGGACGTAGAAGTTTCAGAGGCATCGTGCACCTCTCTAGGCTGCTCTGGGCCGGGTCTGGGGCCACCAAAGCAATGCAATATTCAAATGCACGATGCTTGGAAGATTCTTTGGTCGAGAGCGAGACCGTCAAAGTCACAGTTTCTAGGTCACTACCCCTCCACGCCaacccctttttttttcctagtttttttaGTGTAATTGTATGCGAGCATAATTGTACGCATATGCATACAAAGTCTGCTTTGTCAGAACTTTAGACTTGTGTTTTGCGAGTCACTTGTATATTCAAATTGCATGTGAAACTACTGCATTGATTCTGTCCCAGTACTCTACCGTGGGATACTGTTTCTTTTTGGTTCCTGGCTCTGCAACTTGTGAGGAACGGAGAAGTCCAAGTCTCTGCTGTGCTGTCTACGTGACTTTGACTCTGAAGGAAAGGTAGCCGCTGCTTCTGCATGCATGACTGACTCTCTGTAGCCTACggttgtgtttggttgcctggctaAGTTCTTAACCAGGTTAGTCTAATGCAGCTTGTGATTGTTTGGTTATCTGTTCAGAGTACATAGTCAGGCTAGTGCAATGAAAAAGAGCACCTAAGTCAGACTACACTAGTACGCCCGAATCGAGCGTACTAGCTAAGCCAGGTTAGATTCTAACCAGACTAGATCTAAGCCATGTAACCAAACACACACTACGCTGGCCCNNNNNNNNNNNNNNNNNNNNNNNNNNNNNNNNNNNNNNNNNNNNNNNNNNNNNNNNNNNNNNNNNNNNNNNNNNNNNNNNNNNNNNNNNNNNNNNNNNNNGGGGGGggggggccggggccgggctGTGCGGCCCGATCTGGACCGGGAAAAACGGAGGGACCCATCCCGTGTATACTCCCTCCGGTTTTGATTTTAAGGTCGTTTAGGACAAGGTTTAGCATACCAAGGTATAATTAATTTGCATCTATTCTTCCATGTTTGCCCTTATTAAATATACCTCGTAGTCGTTTCAATACAACTCTTCTCTTCACCCGAGTGGCTATTGCATGTGATCTAGAGTCTTGAGGTTGCAGGTTCGATTCTTGAGTTGTGTCGGTTTTTTGCGATTTTTGGCGTTTTTGCATGACGTTGTGGACGCGTGGGCTGGTAATTTGCATGGCGCCTGTGCATGGCGCAGCGCGCGCTGGTAATTTGCAATTTTGCATGGCGCTCTTTTTTTCTCCGGTTCCCTCGCGTTGGTTGCATTGGCGCTCTTTTTTTGTTGCATGGCGCTCCTTTTTCTCAGGTTCCCTCGCGCTGGTTGCATTGGCgcactttttttcttttgcatggCGCAATGCCGGTCTGTCGCCTCAGTTGCCTCCTGAACAGTCTATTTAAGCGCACAACAGCCCAACAGAGCACCTTGCACCCAAATGAACCTAGCACGCAAATGACATCGGTAATAAACCTTGATCCTCTGTCTTTGGAAAACAGCATCGGTAATgctttatttcttcttctttcttcagctCCCCTGCAACTATCCTTTTATTATGTTATCAgttcttagttttttttaataggATTTGATTTAAACATGGAGGCACAAGATGATGGTTTCATCGATTTGAACTTGCCACTAGATGAATATGGTGCCATCGATTTTGAGGCACCCCAATACGGTCAGTTTGTTATCATCTTTTTATCATGATTTTGAAGCACCCTAATAGGACTACCGGCTAAAATTATGCCTTGTAGGTGGATTTAATCTTAACTTCGATGGCAATCATGTGATGGACTTGATTGATGAAACAAGTGATGGTAGTGATGGATTAGAGATGGAGGCACCAGAGCTAGGTTTGTTTCTTCAACTTTTGTTTGTGTTTTTGAACTTGTAGCTGTGTTGAATGTCATGTTCACACATTTTTATTTTAAACTTCTAGGTGCTAGTAGAAAGAAAGATGCTACTGATGAAGTTAGGAAACTAATTTACCAAACTTTATTAGCAAGAAGTAACAATGGGAGGTTAGGGAAGGGAGTTACAAGAGAGGTTGCATCTCAATTTGGTTTGCATATTCGTACTGTTCAGAAGATTTGGAAGAGAGGAAAagagtcactagctcaaggcaTTGTGATCAATGTAACAAGTAGAAAGAGAGGTCGTTCAGGCCGTAAGGAAACTCCTATTGATTTGGAATCTTTACGCAATATTCCTCTTAATGAAAGAATGACTTTAGAAACTGTGAGTAGGCGCCTCCATATTGGCAAGGCAAAGTTGATTCGGTGCATGCGTAAAGGGCTTCTTAGGCGCCATTCAAACAGCATCAAACCTTACCTAACCGAAGCAAACAAGAAGGCAAGGTTGCAGTGGTGTGTTGATATGCTTGATCCGGACAGCACACCTAATGATCCATGTTTCAAAGATTTATTTGATCATGTATTCATCGATGAGAAGTGGTTTTTCCTTACACAAAATTCTGCAAAATATTACTTGCTGCCTGAGGAAGATGATCCACATCGTTCTAGTAAAAGTAAGAACTACATTCCACGCCTAATGTTTTTGGTTGTATCAGCTCGGCCAAGGTTTCATAATGGAGTTTGTATTTTTGATGGAAAAATTGGATCATTCCCTCTTGTGACTTATGAACAAGCTAAGAGGAGGAGTGTGAATCGGGAAGCTGGAACATGGGAAGTTAAACCAATTGCTCACATCACAAGAGATGTGATTAGGGAGTTCATGATTGAGAGGGTGCTGCCGGCTATTAGAGAAAAATGGCCAATGGAGGATATTCACAAACCGATCTACATTGTTCAGGACAATGCACCATCTCATTTAGAGGTTGATGACCATTTATTTTGTGAAGCTGCTAGGCAAGATGGATTTGATATTAGACTTATTTGTCAACCTCCAAATTCTCCGGACTTCAATATATTAGATTTGGGCTTCTTTCGTGCAATTCAAGCCATTCAATATCGGAAATCAGCAAGAACAGTCCAAGAACTTGTTCCCATTGTGCAAGAGGTAAACTACTAGTACATTCATGCAATAATATTTCATATCAGTTCCATACTCATTCTAACATTTTTTCATAACTAAAACAGGCTTTCAATGAGTATTGTCCAGAGAAGGCTAATAGAATTTGGCTCACATTGCATCTAGTTATGAAGGAAGCTATGAAGGTTGCTGGAGCGAATAAATATAAAATCCCTCACATAAACAAAGAAAGACTAGAGACACTAGGACAGCTTCCATTGCAAATTGCTTGTgaggcaaccatagttgaccAGGCAAAGGCAATTCTCGCTGCAGCAAACAATTAGGAGAAGAAGATTAGAACTAGGCAATGACTAGGGTTAGTTCATGGGACATGTAACAATTTCTGTACTTACCCTATGTATCAGTCTTGTTTGCCTCTTGTTCCTTTAACTCTTGCATCTTTGGACTGAGTTCATCCACCTGCTTCTGGACATGGTCTGGTAAAATGATTGTCTCTCCGTCCATTTGAAGCTCATTGACATTGGGAATGTATAGCTCACAATCGAATTTGTCAAAGCCGTCTATGATCCATGCCGTGAGGTCATAGTCTTTGTGGATGAGACGACATCGAGAGCACCTACTTTGCTCCCTGCGAACGCGGCGACATACTTCAACGTCTTGCTCACCGTGTACTTCACCACAACGATTGCACAAACACAAGTTGTCGTCTTTGCCTTCGGAATCAGGGACGATGAGCACGTCCATGGAGTGATCGTCATCCTTCTCCGGCGCGATGACCTGCGAGCTCCCATCCATGGCTTCAACGACTGTTGGACGATGAgcaacggcacgcggcgagcGAGAGAGGTGGTGGTGCCTCTGGCGCTCGCGGTGGTGCGACAGCGCAACCATCACGCCGGTCTGCAGTGCGTCCACGTGCGACCCCACCTCGATGGCCTTCTTCTGGATCGACACCGCGGACAACGTGCCGCTATTGGGGttgccgccgcgcgcgggctCCTCACCGCCCTCCGCCATCGCCAGCGCGGGGATCTCGTCGGGGAAGACGAGTAGGCGCTTGAACGAGGCGGAGAAGATGAGTAGGCGTCTGAAGACGGGAGGTTGAAGCGTTTAGGATGGTTCATGCGTCCATTCAGAGAGGAGTGGGGAAGACGAGAGGGTTGCGGCGTGCAGTTTAATTGCTGCCTCGGGAGCTAGCGAGTCCAGGGAGCAAGCACATGCAAGTCTCGGGAGCAAGCACATGCAAGTCTCGGGAGCAAGCACATGCAAGGGCAGAACAGTCCACAATGGATAGAAACGCTGATGAACGACCTCTATTTTGAAATTGCAACAATCTCCAAAACGACCTTAAAATCAAAACCGGAGGGAGTACGTGTATAGGGTATAGGTAGTGCTGCAGCAGGCTGATCTGTAGGCGAGCAGCAGCTGGAAATCCCAAACGTCGCTTGCCCTCCACACAGCTCCGCCGAAACGCCGACTCCTCATCTCCTACTGATCCGACCTCCAGAGAGCCTCCACCTGATGCCCTGATTTGCTCCGGGCCACAAAAGTCTCAGGAGACCGGGCCTGTACGTTGGGGACCCAGCAAATGCAGCTGGACAGGACAGCAGTCGAAGCCGCCTCGCTCCTTCCTGCTGGACCCACTCTGTCATTTTAGTAATTCGGAGAATAACTTTTATCACATGATGATGCAGCTTCCGGACGGCCGAGGTGTCATTGTTGAGAAGAAATTCAACTCATTTTCTCTGTTTGCAAGGGAGAAACCAAGTTTATTCGCAGTATACTACAGTAACGattatggtaaaaaaaaaaagagaagcaaATATGCCTAAACATGATTATTATATGAAAATGTTGCTCCTTAGTGTGTAGTACAAGAAACAAAAACCAGATGGGTGTGGACTGGACACTCCTACTCCTTGCCTGCAAGATTCCGGACAGCATGTGTATGCAACGATGCCCGGAACACTGAAGGAGATTGTTGAATACAAAAGGCTAGATTGTACTACACGAAAAGATTCAGTGTTAGACTGGCAGTGGTAATTTTTTAATTACTCCGGTCAAAGTCTCCAATGCCGCCATTAACTACAGAGCAACTGCTAAGCTAGGATATCTTAGTACTATACACATACATACGCCACTCTCTCAGTACTACCAgctaaaaaaaaaatgcattagTTTGTGATCGATCCCCGCAGTCTACGGGAGAATTGTGCGACTTCTGCAAGCTAGGGAGAAGTAGGCATTTTCTTAACTTCCCACAAGATGTGCACATATGCTGAAAAATAAAGGCAAATGGGCATGTGACACAAGGCTTGATAGCGAGGCCTCTGCGAAGAGATAAAAAGAGGGAAGATGCATGGACGGTTTGTCGTGAGTGCGATATAGATCCATGAACTTTGAAAGTGCTACGGACTCGGGCTCTTAATTAAACTATTGAAATGTGTCATCCAAGTGCAAAGTTGGCGAAAAATAGCATTGTTGTTGTGGTATGTGCATGTTAGCATGGAAGATTTTGAATAGGTTAGGAATgtaaaatggatttttttttcaaattgaaATGATGACCGTACATTTATTACTTTTCCTTGCTGTAAAAAAATCgttaatatatattatattgctTGTGTTGGAAAACAGCGTGCAACATTGCTTGAGAGAGGccctctttggcacggcttatttcggctttggcttcatctatttcacgcaaattgagacactgtagcgtgaagccgttttgtaagccgggactaaaatgaactagaagccgggtgaagccagtttttttggctcaccggctttggcttcaccggtgaagccgttttgggatgagccgtgccaaagggggcCAGAGTTAAGCTTTGCGCCGGCCAGACACGACGGTCGGTCTTTGTCCAGCTCCACACGCCATGAAACTGACCAAAAGTACCCTACTTTTTTTATCTGGGTTgtatgtgatttttttttcaccatTGACTACCTGCGCAGCCCTCGTCCTTTCCCGTCTCCTCCTAGCAAATGCAAGAGTccattcttcttttttattgtcCCAATATTCTCTCCTGTCATCAGTTGACGCACACTTTTTTAAAGTTTAAAAAATACATACAGTTCCTAAACTTATCTTGTGTTGTCATCCGAGTCCTTAAACTCTAAAAATGTATGGTTCCTAAATTTATCTCAAGGTGTCGGTCCCTAAGAGTTGCATATTTAGATCCTAAATTTGTTAGCGACTTTCATCCggatccctaaactctcaaaataaaTTTTCAAATCTTAAAACTTGTCACCTATCGCTGATGGCCATGCTTTCTCCTCGCTCATTGCCTTCACAACCACCTTCTGCTAGGGATCACACATGTGTTGCTTGACACTTGATTGGAGGATCTTAAAATGCACTTTGAGGGTTTACAGACCCCGATGGtaacttgagacaagttcaTGGACCTCAAAATGCGTTGTGAGAGTTTAAAAACCTAGATAACACCTCATGACAAGTTTAGAGACCGTTTGtgtattttacttttttttttacactcccACTGCTCTCTACATCGCTCACGCATGATCTCAGCAATGCGAGTGTACGCACATTGCATGAACCAGCTGCATTATACCTTGCATTACA encodes the following:
- the LOC101785129 gene encoding uncharacterized protein LOC101785129 isoform X2, whose translation is MEAQDDGFIDLNLPLDEYGAIDFEAPQYGGFNLNFDGNHVMDLIDETSDGSDGLEMEAPELGASRKKDATDEVRKLIYQTLLARSNNGRLGKGVTREVASQFGLHIRTVQKIWKRGKESLAQGIVINVTSRKRGRSGRKETPIDLESLRNIPLNERMTLETVSRRLHIGKAKLIRCMRKGLLRRHSNSIKPYLTEANKKARLQWCVDMLDPDSTPNDPCFKDLFDHVFIDEKWFFLTQNSAKYYLLPEEDDPHRSSKSKNYIPRLMFLVVSARPRFHNGVCIFDGKIGSFPLVTYEQAKRRSVNREAGTWEVKPIAHITRDVIREFMIERVLPAIREKWPMEDIHKPIYIVQDNAPSHLEVDDHLFCEAARQDGFDIRLICQPPNSPDFNILDLGFFRAIQAIQYRKSARTVQELVPIVQEAFNEYCPEKANRIWLTLHLVMKEAMKVAGANKYKIPHINKERLETLGQLPLQIACEATIVDQAKAILAAANN
- the LOC101785129 gene encoding uncharacterized protein LOC101785129 isoform X1 yields the protein MAQRALVICNFAWRSFFLRFPRVGCIGALFLLHGAPFSQVPSRWLHWRTFFLLHGAMPVCRLSCLLNSLFKRTTAQQSTLHPNEPSTQMTSVINLDPLSLENSIGFDLNMEAQDDGFIDLNLPLDEYGAIDFEAPQYGGFNLNFDGNHVMDLIDETSDGSDGLEMEAPELGASRKKDATDEVRKLIYQTLLARSNNGRLGKGVTREVASQFGLHIRTVQKIWKRGKESLAQGIVINVTSRKRGRSGRKETPIDLESLRNIPLNERMTLETVSRRLHIGKAKLIRCMRKGLLRRHSNSIKPYLTEANKKARLQWCVDMLDPDSTPNDPCFKDLFDHVFIDEKWFFLTQNSAKYYLLPEEDDPHRSSKSKNYIPRLMFLVVSARPRFHNGVCIFDGKIGSFPLVTYEQAKRRSVNREAGTWEVKPIAHITRDVIREFMIERVLPAIREKWPMEDIHKPIYIVQDNAPSHLEVDDHLFCEAARQDGFDIRLICQPPNSPDFNILDLGFFRAIQAIQYRKSARTVQELVPIVQEAFNEYCPEKANRIWLTLHLVMKEAMKVAGANKYKIPHINKERLETLGQLPLQIACEATIVDQAKAILAAANN
- the LOC101786844 gene encoding probable trehalose-phosphate phosphatase 9, encoding MTKHGVVLGPEDAVVAAAARHFSFPPPRTGGDSCRKLAAQVDLGAAVMGSWLDSMKASSPRHRLMAPLAGAADAEHDDWMERHPSALERFEALAAAAKGKQVAVFLDYDGTLSPIVEDPDRAVMTDEMREAVRGVAARFPTAIVSGRCRDKVFGFVGLEELYYAGSHGMDIRGPTADPNNHGKPAAEFLPVIEEAYAALVGSVEASIPGAKVENNKFCLSVHFRCVEEAAWGALFERVRAVLRDYPGLRLTQGRKVLEVRPMIKWDKGKALEFLLDALGYAERSDVFPVYVGDDRTDEDAFKVLRSRGQGAGILVSRFPKETAASFSLRDPAEVRDFLRRLVDANAT